GGTGGTTTGCTCGGCACCCCGCACTTTGGAAGCCACCAGCACTCGCACCACCCGCTCCCCCAGGTTTTCAATTCCCAAATGCAAATGGGCATCACAGAGGGAACTGATGCGCACCAGAAGGCTTTCACTGAAGGCGTGGGAGTGGGCAGCCACGACGATGCTGGTTCCGTCATTGCAGATGCTTTTACATTCCTCAAAGAAGGCGATGACCTCCTCGGGGGCGGAGTGAACGACGAAGGAGGTGATGGAATCTATGGCCACCAGGTCCCTTTTCCGCTGGGCGCGGAGAGCGGTGAGGAGGTCTTGGAGGGTGCGCTCCCAGCGAATCTTGCCCTGCATGGCTTTGATGGGGTAAACCTTCAGTTTCCCCAAGAGAAGGTAGTCCGTAACATCTTGATTGAGGCTTTGCATCTGACGCACCAGGCTCTTGACCGTGTTCTCCGTGGTCAGCAGGGTAACGGTGAAGCCCCCTTTGAGGGAGCCCCAAAGCATCTGCTGGATGAGCACCGACTTGCCCGAATCCGATTGCCCCTCCACCAGCACGAGCGAGCCGGTGGGAATGCCCCCGCCTAACTTCTTATCTATCTCCGGGTTACCAGTGGAGATGATGCGTTGGCCTTTGAGTGCGGTGGGTGCCATTAGCAGCCTCCTTGGGCAACGGTGTGGTGCGCGGCGTGCACACCCTGCCAGGGGATTTTGAAGTGTCGTCCCCTAGCATAGGGGGTGTAGGCACGCATATCGGACGGCGACTGCCACCTCCCATTAGTCGCAGCGCGGGTCTATCCCGGTGAAGAAGGTGGACACCGCCACCCCGTTGGCAGTCGCCACGACGACCTGGTTGGCGCTGGTAGTGTTTGCACTTGGGGACAAACGGAACTGCAGCTTCACCTCCTCTAGGGGGTCCAAAAGGGTGGGTTGAAAACGCTCGGGGATAGCGTTCTCCTGGTGGATGTAGATGCCCTCCACCGTCCACTGGTTGTTGCCAAGATAGGGGCCGGGGGTATAAACCAAGCGCTTTTGGTGGTAGGTGCCGGCGGTGTCGTAATACTGTACGAACACATCCCATCGGGGGAAGTGGAAGAGGGGCACCTCCCCCGTGTTCTTCAGCACCACATATACCTGGTGCCCCGTGCTGGAGGTGCATACCGCCCCCAGCCGGCTCCGCACGGTCTGGGCCATACGGGTCTGTTCCCTTTCCCAAGCATCGGCCAGTCGGTGCAGAGAGGCGAGGGCACTGTGGCCCACAAAGGCCACGCTGGCCAGCAGAAGGGCGATGCTGACCAGGCTTGTTATGGCGCTGACCATGCCGCACGGCCCCTAGTAGCTGAACCATTGCTCCGCGTGGGCTCCTGTGGGCGTGATGACCTTGACCAAATATGTGCCCGAGGGTTGGGGCTCGGCGAAATGAATGGAGATCTTGAGGGTAGCCATGCTTTTCCATTCGGTGTCGTTTTCCAGGGTGTAGGACCAGCTGGGGAATGCCCCGCCCGCATCGCCCACATAGGGGACGCGCAGGAAGGAGCCGGGCCTGCCGTAGAACACATCCACGTCGGTGATGCCCAGAATGCGACTACTCCCCACATTCTTCACCCAGAGCGTTACATCAAAGAGGCCGTCGCCGTCGGTGTCCTGCCACGTGCCGCCGGAGTCCAGTTCCCCTGTGGCGAACACAATGCTGATGTGGGTTTCAATGCGCTCGTTCATCTGTTGCGCCACATTGATGATGGCGTTGCCTCCCCGCACAACCGCAGGGTACACACTACGCATCACCACTAAGGTGGCAATGACGCCAGCAATGATCAGCAGAACAGTGCTGATGGCTTTGTCCATGCCTTATTGCTCCAGGCGACGCCATCACGGTGATGCCTCACAGAAGGCCCTCTAGCACAGCACATGCCCTGGCTCCAGGCGTGTCCATCCGTGGGGGAACGCCTTCTGGTAGGTGCGTAGGTTCTCCACAGCCACCTGTGCCAAGGCGCGATAGCGCGCAGGATGGCTGCGCAGGTAGTGCTGCAGAACATCCACCGGGATGGCGACGGCCTGCACGTCCCCGAGGGCTGTTACGGTGGCCGGATGAGGAGCACCGTCCACCAGGGAAAGGAGGCCGATGTCGGCTCCGGGTCCCAAGAAATGTACAAAAGCCCAGAAGTCTCGGGAGCCGGGCACGGGCACCTCCATCACGGCGGCGGCTCTGCCTTCGGTCAGGAAGAGCACAGCATCCACAGGGCTACCTTGCTGCACCACAACGGTCTCCATAGGGCAACGCAGCCAGTGGGCGCGGGCCAGCAGATGCTCCAACTCCTTGCTGGAGATGGAGCGCAGGAGCCTATTGGTGCGCAAAACGCGCCATCTGTGCTCCTCGTATGACTGGGAAGGAGAGTGCTGGAGGAAACCGTCGGTGGCCGGCGGTGCGGGACGGGCCTTATGCATCAGCAGTGCTCCTCTGATGACGCTGATTCCAGGATGCCCAGGAGGTAGTTGACAGAAGGAGAGGGCATCCCCTTACCTGTTCCGTCGTTATCCTTCAAAGAGGGGTGGGGAAGTCCTGGGTAGCCGAGAAGGGCAAGACCTACAAGCCCAGTAAGGTAAAGCCTGTGGTGGGGGGATGGCGGAATTGGGCGCAGTTGAACCCAGCCGCCACACTCCCTCTGGTTCTTGCCTGGACGCGGTTAGTGTGCTAAGCTGGCGGTGATGGCCACAACCCCACAATCCTTTTTCGCCCGTCTGGAGTCCTGCGCCCAGGCTCATCGCAGCCTTCTGTGCATCGGCCTAGACCCTGATCCGGCTTCGCTCCCCATACCTGACCTCACGGCCTTTCTGACGGGAGTGATAGAAGCCACTCAAGACCTGGTGGCTGCCTATAAGCCCAACCTGGCCTTTTATGAAGGGCTAGGGGCCGAGGGCTGGAAGGCCTTGGAGGCGGTGCGTCGGGCCATTCCCCCGTCCATACCCGTGATCGCCGATGCCAAGAGGGGGGATATCGCCTCCAGCGCCCGGTGGTATGCCCGTGCCCTCTTTGATGTATGGGGTTTTGACGCCGTTACCGTGAACCCCTACTTGGGCCAGGACAGCGTTGAGCCATTCCTGACATACGCGGATCGGGGCGTGTATCTGCTCTGCCGCACTTCCAATCCCGGTGCCCGAGATCTGCAGGACTTGGTGTTCACCTCGCCGTACGGTGGCGAGAGCCTCCCCCTTTATCAATGGGTTGCGCTATGCGCCCAGGCGTGGAACACCTATGGCAATGTGGGCCTTGTGATGGGGGCCACCTACCCCGAGGAGATGGCCCAGGTGCGTGCCCTCTGTCCTACCCTTCCCTTATTGGTGCCCGGTGTGGGTACCCAGGGCGGACAGGTGGAGCAAGTGGTGCAGAAAGGCTTGGCCATTCACGGTCTGGGGATGATCATCAACGTGTCGCGGGCTGTGCTGTATCCTGGGGGCAGCGGGAGTTCGTGGCAGGAAAGGGTGCGTCAGGCGGCGCAGGCATGGCGGGAACGCATCACTTCTGCTTTGGAAAAAGCAGGGCGGGGGTGGGGGGATGCGCCCTCCCCTTGATATCCGAGTGGGGGATGTGCTGGTGTTGCGCAAACCCCACCCCTGTGGGGGAAGCGCCTGGGAGGTCTACCGAGTGGGGGCGGATATCGGCCTGCGCTGTCAAACCTGTGGGCGGCGGGTGGTGCTCCCTCGTTTTCGGGTGGAGGGTCGGGTGAAACACCTCCTGCGCCCTGCTCCAGGAAAGCCTGTGCCTACCCCGCGTGAGGGTGAAAAAGGGGGTAGTTAGCTAGGGTATCTGGGTGCCAGCAAGGGGGCTTGCATACCACGGGCAAAGGCAGTATACTGCGCCCGATTGCTCCCCGGCAGAGAGGCGGGGAGTGCGGGCACGGTGCGGTTGCCCGGCAAACACCAATGGGGCAGGAGTAGGTCTCGGCCCAACACCCTCAGGAGGAGTAGCGTGCCATTTGCGGACAAGACCCTGACCTGTCGGGACTGCGGGAACCAGTTCGTTTTCACGGCGGGCGAGCAACAGTTTTACCAGGCGCACGGGCTTCTGCACGAGCCGGCCCGCTGTCCCCCCTGCCGGGCGGCGCGCCGGCAGAGCCGCGCCACGAGCGGGAACTCGGTTGAGGGCAACCCCGTGCCCCGTCGCACCTTCCCGGCCATCTGTGCCCAGTGCGGTCAGGAGACCCAGGTGCCCTTCCAACCCCGGCAGGGACGCCCCGTATATTGTAGCTCGTGCTTTGCTAACCTGCGAGGGACGCGCTAGACCCTGTGCCCATTGGGTTAGTAGGGCGTATCCCGCTCCGCCCTTTTGGCCTCCCGCCTGTGGGGCATCCTGGGGCCTAGGGTGTTCTGATGCTGCTTGGTGATGCGGCGGGCTTGGGGTCAGCCTTTTGCTGGGCCTGGGGAGGGGTGATCGGCCGCCTCTTGGCCCGCCGCCTCGGGGTTGTGGCCACCACCGGGTTCCGCTCCACTTTGGCGGCCATTCTCGCCTTCGGGGTCGCCTTCGGGTTGGGACGGGGAGAAGCCCTCCTGCATCTGCCCCTGGTGCCTTTGGCGGTGCTCCTGGGGTCTACCCTAGTCATGCTCATGGGGGAGACGAGCTTCCTCACAGGCCTGAAAGTGGACTATGCCTCCCGAGTGTTTGCCGTCGCCTCCAGCGGGTACATCTTCATCAGCCTGCTCCTGTCGGCTTTCCTCACCCCGGAGCGCCTCCATTGGGCTACTGCCATAGGCGGTGTGCTGGTGGCAGGGGGAATAGGCCTTCTGTTCAGCCCTGGGGAGTTCCGGTCCTTTTTACGCGGCATGCATCTCGGGGGGTTGGGCTATGGGCTAGGTGCGGCGCTCTTTTGGGCCATCGGGAGCCTGGGTGCCAACTGGGCGGTGGACTGGGTGGATGTGTTCCTGGCCCACGCCCTGCGGATGGCCCTCATCGGCCTGCTCCTGGTGCCCTTCTCCGTGCGTCAGCAAGGGTCGTTCTCCCGCCTGCTGGCCGACCGGGTGAGCCTGGGCCTGCTGGGGGCGGGTGCTGTGGCGGCCTATGGCTCGGGCCTGCTTTTCCTGGTGGCCCTGCGCTATACAAGTTTGGGGAATGCGGTGGTGCTCAGTTCCGTAGCGCCCATCTTCGTGGTTCCCATAGCCCGTTGGGTGGGGCGGGAGCGGGTCACCTGGAGGTTGGTGGTGGGGGTGGTAACCACCGTGGTGGGGGTGTGGGTGGCACTGGTACCTGCCCTGTAGGGTCAACCGATGGCACCTACCCGTGCTCCGGTGTAGAATAAAAACAGGGTTTCCAGCGGAGGGGGTATGGCAGGCCATTCCAAGTGGGCACAAATCAAGCATCAGAAGATGGCGGCCGACGCCCGACGGGGCCAGTTATTTACCAAACTCGCCCGGGAGATCACCATCGCCGCCCGCCAAGGAGGCGGGGATGTGCAAACCAACCCCCGCCTACGCCTGGCGGTGGAACGGGCACGGGAAGCCAATATGCCCATGGAAAACATCCAGCGGGCCATCCGTCGGGGCACGGGCCAGGGGGAGGAGCAGACCCGCCTGGAGGAGGTGGTCTACGAGGGGTATGGGCCGGGGGGGATAGCCATCCTGGTGCAGGCGGTAACTGAGAACCGTAACCGCACCGTTTCGGAGATTCGTTCGGTGCTGGAGCGGGGTGGAGGGAAGATGGGGGGCGTGGGGTCGGTCTCCTGGCTCTTTGAGCAGAAGGGTGTGCTGACCCTGGAGGAGCCCAACCCCCGGCGGGCGGAGAGCATCGCCCTGGAGGCCATTGACCTGGGTGCCGAGGACTTCGTTTTGGACGGCAGTTTCCTGGAGGTGCGGTGCCCCCCCGAGCGCTTTGAAGCCCTGCGTAAAGCCCTAGAGGAGAAGGGCATTACCTTCGCCTCGGCCGAGTTGGCCTTGGTGCCCAAGACGACAGTGCCCCTGGACCCCGCCACTAGTGAGCAGGTCGTCCGCCTCCTGGACCGCCTGGAGGACCTGGACGATGTACAAAAGGTCTATACCAATGCCGATTTCCCCAACGAGGTGCTGGAAGGCTACCGTGCGGCCTAGGGGGTGAGGTGTGCGGGTCCTGGGGATTGACCCAGGCACTCTGCGGTTGGGCTATGCCCTGGTGGAGGCCCAGGGGGACACGGTGCGCCTGGAGACCTGCGGTATCCTGACTGCTCCGCGGCGCGCTCCGTTGCCGCGGCGGTTGTCGGCTCTGTATCGTGCCCTGGTGGAGACCACTGAGCGCCTGTCCCCCCATGTGGTGGCGATAGAGGAGCCTTTCGTGCCCCGACGGGAGCAGGCCGTGGCGGTGCGCACCGCCATCGCCGTCGGGCAGGCCCAGGGGATCGCCTTCCTCGCCGCCGATGGTTTGCCGTTAGCCACCTACGCCCCCGCAGTGGTGAAGCAGGTGGTGGCCGGTCACGGGCGGGCTAGCAAGGGCGAAGTGGCCGAAGCGGTGCGGGTGGTGTTGGGATTGTCGGCCTCTCCTGCCTCTCTAGACAGCGTGGATGCCATTGCTATCGCCCTGTGCCATTGCATCCTGGTCCAGGGGCGGGAACGCCTGGGGGTGGCCCCGTGATTCGGGCGGTGCGGGGGAAACTGGAGGCGATCGGTCAGGATACGGTGGTGGTGCAAGTCGGCCCCGTGAGCCTGGAGGTGGGAGTGCCAGCCTCGGTCATTCCCACCCTGGGGCCTGTAGGCTCCGTGGTATGTCTGTACACCACTTTGTTCGTGCGGGACGAACGGCCTGTTCTGTTCGGTTTTCCGACCGAGGAGGGGAGGCGTCTTTTTGAATTGCTTCTAACGGTGAACGGGATTGGCCCGCGCCTGGGGATGGCTCTTCTCGGCCACTTATCCCCCCAGGAGATCAGCCGCGCCATCATACGGGGGGATGTGGATGCCCTGGCGCAAGCCCCCGGCGTGGGACGGAAAACGGCATCCCGCATCGTATTGGAGTTGCGGGAGAGGCTGGCCAAAAGTCTGTCCCCTGTCCCTGTTGACCTCTCTGACCAGCAGGACCTGGTTTCAGCTCTGCTGGCCCTGGGCTATTCCCGTGCGGAGGCCCAGGAGGCTCTGCGGGCCGTTCCCCAAAGCCCGGCCCTTCCCTTGGAGGAGCGTCTCCGCCGTGCCTTGGAGCATCTGGCACACAAGACCTCCTCGTGATAGGCTGGGAACATTGTCCACTGGTATACTGCTTCTAAACAGCAGGGCAGAGCCATGAGTAGCCCGGAACAGCTCCTCGCCTTGTTGGACGACGCGGCCCATCGCGCTGCGTGCGACCCTTCGGGTTTTTGGACACGTATCGCCTCTCTGCCGGACCAGATAGCCCAGGCGCGGGAGGCGGTGGGGGAGGTGGTGCTCTCCCGGGCGGTGCGGGCGAGCACGCGCATTCTGGTGGTGGGGATGGGGGGGTCGGCTATCGGGGGGGATCTTCTAGCCAGCCTGGCGGAGGCGCGCGGGGGGCCCCAGGTGGTGGTGTGGCGGGACTTCGGCCTGCCCGCGTGGGTGGACCAGCACACCCTTGTGGTCATCAGCACTTATTCCGGGGAGACGGCCGAGACCCTTTCTGCCTTCCAGAAGGCTTTGGGCAAGGGTCTGCCTATCGTGGTGATCACCTCAGGGGGGCGGGCAGCCCAGTGGGCGGTCCAGCATCGGATCCCCCTTCTGCGCATCCCCTACAAAGGGGAACCGCGCACGGCGGTGGGGTGGCTGTTCTTCGGTCTTTTGGCACTTCTGGAGCGTGCGGGGCTGTTCCCGGGCATTCCCGCCTCCCACTGGGGCGAGACCCTGGACCTGCTGCACACACAGACGCAGGCTCTCGCCTGTGCTACCCCGGCATCCCAGAACAGGGCCAAAATCCTGGCGGCCAGCCTCTACGGGAAAGTGCCGTTGGTCTGGGGAGGAGGGTTCCTGAAGGGAGTTGCCCACCGCTGGAAGACCCAGGTCAACGAGAACGCCAAACTGCCCGCTTTCGCGGAAACCATTCCCGAGATCTTCCACAACGCGGTGGAGGGAATGGCAGGCGGGCTGGAGCACTGGGGAGTGCTGGTGCTGGCGTCGGTCTTGTTGGACCCCGAGCATCAGCGCCGCGTGGAGGCGTTGGTGGACCTGTTAACAAGGCGGGGGATATGGTGCCAACGGATAGAGGGGCAGGGGGAAAGCATGCTCACGCAAGTGGCCGGTTTGCTGTTCCTGGGGGATTGGACGAGTTATTACCTCGCCCTCCTTTACGGACGAGACCCGGCACCCGTGCCCACCATCACCGCTTTGCGCCAACAGCTAGGGGTCTAGTGCCCGGTTACACGGTGGGCACAGCCAGGCACAGGCTCCATCCTATTGAGGCTCCGCTTTATTCCCCGAACCCCCGGGTTTCTGAGGGTTGCGCTTGAGAAAGCCTGGGACGAGGATCGGCCCTGTTGTCCTTTCCTCCCGAAAAGCATCGGTGATGGGATGAGACCGAAAGCCTTACGCAGCAGATTTGGCTGCTTTTCCACTCTTGGGGGGCTAGCCTGTCCCTTCCAGTTTGCCGGGGTTGAGGATGCCCTGGGGATCCAATGCCTTTTTGATGTGGCGGAACACCTGCTGCCCCTGACCCCACTCCCGTGGGAGCAGATGGGCCAACTTGATGCCGACGCCATGGCAATATTCCATAGTCCCCCCCAAGTCTTGCGCCAGAGCCAGGAGGGTGTCCACTAGGGAGGCGATTGTAGTCGGCTCGGCTTGCGGGTGGGCATCGGCACTGAACAGGACGGAGAAAAACTCGGGTCGCCCCCAAAGGGACCACTCCCGCACCACTACCGGGTAGCGCTGCAGGATGGCCTGGGCCTGACGACGGTATTCGGGGACACGCCCCGCCGGGATGGCCGTGTGCAGGTAGTCCATACGCCAGGGGCGAGGGCGGCGTTGGGAGGGGGGACGGGCCAGCACCTCTTGGCGGTAGCGCTCGGCGGAGCGGTGGCGTTGGGCCCAAAAGGTTTGGGCACGGGCACGGCCTAAGTCTTGCCCTCCTGCGGCGGTGCAAATGCGTCGTGCCCGCTGGCTTGCCCCCCGGGCCTCCTCCAGGCACCCCTCAAAGCCCAGGTACAGGAGCACCTCCGAGTGCCCCTCGTTCCAGCACTCCTGGGAGAAGTCCAGCACCGAGGGACGCAGGCCCAGGTGGAACATCTCCATCACCGCGCTATATCCCGCCTCGAAGGAGGGGAATCCCCACGCCATCAGGATGCGCTTTTCGGGGGTAGGGAAAACTTCAATGGTTGCTTGCGTGATGACCCCCAGTGTGCCTTCGGTGCCGATGAACAGGGCGTTGAAGTCCAAAGCGAGGTGTTTGGGGATAGGGCGGGTCTCCAAGACCTCCCCTGTAGCGAGGACGACTTGCAAGGCTCGCACCTGGGCGCCCATGGGGCCATAGCGCCCGGCCAGGTAGCCCACCCCATTAGTGGCGATGGCCCCACCCAGGGTGGCGATGGGCTGGCTCCAGGGGTCGTGGCCCAGGAACAGCCCATACGGTGTGAGGGCTGTGTCCAAATCGCCTAAAAGGATGCCCGCCTCGGCGCGCACCAGGTGGCTCTCCTTGTCCACCTCCAGGATGCGGGCCATGCCCTTCATATCCAAGGCGATGCCCCCCTGCACTGGCACCACTCCGCCCATGACACCCGTTCCACCTCCGAAGGGCACCACCGGCACATCCCGCTGGCTGGCCCATGCCAGGAGGATGCGCACCTGCTCCACCGTGGTGGGGCGCACCACCACTTGGGGGCGCCGCTCTAGGAGCGGGGCGGCGTGGAAGGCACGCCACGCCCCCAAGGCGTCCCCACTGTGGGCAAGGATATCCTCCCCGTCGGTGGAGACGCATGACGCCCCCAGCAAGGCGGTCAGGTCCCGTGCCAAAGAGTCGCGGACGGACATAGGACACCTCAGGCGCAAGGGGTGCTACTGAACGGGACGCCAGCGGGTGCCCTGGGGAGTATCCTCCAGGACGATACCCAAGTCCAGGAGGCGAGAGCGAATACGGTCAGCCAGAGCATACTGGCGTGTTTTGCGAAGTTCGCCGCGCACCTCTACCAGCAGGTCAATAAAGGGGCGGGCGGTCAGATCGGTTTTGACGGGCTCCCGCAGGGTCAGGCCCAGGGTGCCAGCCAACTGGCGCAAGGTCTCTATGCCGTGCACTACCGAGGCCCCCCCTTCGCGGGCGCGGTTGAGTTCCCGCGCCAGGTCGAACAGGACGGCCAAGGCTTGGGGGGTATTCAGGTCGTCATCCATGGCCTGGGTGAAGCGCTGGACAAAGGGAGTGGGGTCAAAGGGGGGGCCATCGGCGGGGCCAGGGCCTTCCCGTAGGGCAGCCCGCAGGCGCTCCACGGCGCGCTCGGAGGAGGCCACACCCTCCTCGCTCCAGGTGAGCGGGGAGCGGTAGTGGGAGGAGAGGAAGAACATCCGCAAAGCATCGGGGGAGAAGCGCGCCAACGCTTCTTTGATGGTTACCAAGTTGCCCAACGATTTGCTCATTTTGTCCAGGCCCAGGCGTAACAGGCCGTTGTGCACCCACCAGCGCACAAAGGGCTCCTTCCCCGTGTAGGCCTCCGACTGGGCGATCTCGTTTTCGTGGTGGGGGAAGATCAGGTCTTGCCCACCCCCGTGGATGTCCAGGGTCTCCCCTAGGTAGCGCAAGGACATAGCGGAGCATTCGATATGCCAGCCCGGGCGTCCCTTGCCCCAAGGGCTATCCCACCAGGGCTCCCCGGGTTTAGCGGCTTTCCACAGGGCGAAGTCCATAGGGTGTTCCTTGCCCGCTTCAGGCTCCACCCGTGCCCCTGCCATCATCCCCTCTAGGGTGCGGTGGCTCAGTTTACCGTAGTTCTTGGCCGTCAACACTCGGAAATACACATCCCCTTGCGACTCGTAGGCGTGCCCCTTCTGTATGAGGCGCTGAATCATTTCAATCATCAGGCCGATGCTTTCTGTGGCGCGGGGGTATATGTGCGCCCGTTGGACATTTAGGGCGTCCATATCCTCAAAGTACTCGGCGATGTAGCGGTCGGCCAGTTCCTGTGTGGTCAGGCCCTCCCGCTGGGCCCGCTGGATGATTTTGTCATCTATATCGGTGAAGTTTTGGACATGGCGGACCTTCCAGCCCCGGGCCTCCAGCCAGCGGCGGAGCACATCAAAGTAGACATAAGACATCGCGTGGCCCACATGGGACGGGCTATAGGGGGTGATGCCACACACGTACATCTTGACTTCCCCTTCCAGGGGGGCGAAGTCGCGTTTTTGGGCGGTTAGGGTATCGTAGAGCCTCATACCTGCTCCTCTAGCAGGGCTACAGCATAGGCAGCGATGGCCTCCTGCTGGCCGAGGGGACCAAGCCCTTCAGCGGTCTTGGCTTTGATGCTCACGTGCTGGACGGGCACACCTAAGGAGTGTGCCAACTTCTGGCGCATGGCGTCAAGGAAGGGGCGCAGGTGGGGGCGTTCGGCGATAAGGGTGCAGTCCAGGTTGCCCAGCCGATAGCCCTGGCGGTGGAGCATCTGCATCACCTGGGCCAGAAGCCCCAGGCTGTGGGCATCTTTGTAGCGCGGGTCGGTGGGGGGGAAGTGGGTGCCAATATCGCCCAGGGCGGCGGCCCCCAGGAGGGCGTCGATGATAGCGTGGGTAAGGGCGTCCCCGTCGCTGTGGCCCAGGAGCCCCCTGGGGAAAGGGATTTCCACACCACCCAGCACCAGCCGCCTCCCCTCCACCAGGCGGTGGATGTCCCAGCCGAAGCCGATACGCGTCCTCATCCCGAGGGCTCCTGCGCCGAGGCTTTGCGGGCACGCAGGACGGCCTCAGCCAAGGGAATGTCCTCCACGGTGGTTACCTTGAGGTTCCCATAGTCCCCCAGGACAACCTTGACGGGCACACCCATCTTTTCCACCATCGTGGCGTCGTCGGTAACCGTCTCGTGCACCTGTTGGTGCGCCTTCTCCAAGAGGGCGCGGCGGAACACCTGGGGCGTCTGCACCATCCACAAGCGCTCCCGCGGGAGGGTCTCCACCACCCACAGGTCGGCGTTGACCATTTTGACGGTGTCCTTGGCAGGGACGGCCGCGATGGCGGCACCGGTGGTGGTGGCGGCACCCAGTGCCCTCTCCACGAGGTCGGGTGTCAGGCAAGGGCGGGCGGCATCGTGGACGACGATCCATTGGCACCGGGTGGGGAGGGCCTGTAAACCGTGGCGCACCGAGTCCTGCCGCCGGGCACCCCCCATACAGACCCCCTGCACTTTTGCCCATCGCCCACTGCGGAGCAAGGCGGTTCCCTGCGCCAAGTTATCGGCGCTGAGGACTACCACCACCGTGTCCACGGAGGGGGCGCTCTGCAAGGCGTCTAACACCCAGGCCAAGGCGGGTTGTCCGCCGAGGGGGACGAAGACCTTGTCTACCCCGCCCATGCGCTGGCTCTGACCTGCGCCCACCACAATAGCCCCTACAGCCTCACCCTGAAACATCTGCTCCCCTGCTCTGGGCTTCCCGGGGCTGTGCAAACAGAATACGCCCCGAGGCCGTCTGATGGGTGCGCATCACCACCACATCCACAAACTGGTTGATGTAGCGTTGGCCCCCTTCAACAACCACCATTGTGCCGTCGTCCAAAAAACCTACCCCTTGCCCTGGCTCCCGGCCCTCCTGGATAAGGCGCACCTGGAGCACCTCCCCAGGCAGAATCGGGGGGTGTAAGGCGGCGGCCAGGTCGTTGATGTTGATAACGCTCAGCCCCTGCCCCTGAGCTAAACGGGCCAGGGTGCTGTCGGCGGTAAAAACCGTTGCCTTCAGGCGCTGGGCCAAGGCGAGAAAGCGGGCCTCACTGCGCTGGTCGGCAGGCCTGTTGGCGTCCACAACGGTCAAGGCGATGCGACGCTCACGGCGCAGGCGCGCCCACACCTCCAAGCCCCGACGCCCTCGTGTCCGGTGCACTGCGTCGTTTGAGGCGGCGGTGCGCCGCAACTCGTCCAGCACAAAACGGGGCACCGCCAGCGTCTCCTGGAGCACACCCGTTCCCACCAAAGAGGCGATGCGCCCGTCTATCAGGGCGCTGGCATCCAGGAGCACCACTCGTGGCGGTGTGCGCGACGCTTGGGCGAGGCGTTCCAACCGGGGGAAGGCTTCCAGGAGAGCCTTCTGCCGCGCCAGGGCGACCCAGGCTCCCGCTACCCCTAAGAGGAGAGTGATGGCTAGGGGCAAGTACACCCCCAAAGCCCCAGGCAGGCGTGCCAGGGCAGGGGTTGCCAGGGCACCCATAGCGAGGCCGAGGATACTTCCCAACAGACTCAGGAAAAGGGAAAGGGGTGGGGCGTGTATCAGCCAACGGATGCCCCGCAGGAGGATTCCCAGACCTATCCCAGCCCCCGCACCCCACACCAGGGGGGTAAGTCCCGACCACCACCCCACCACTAGGATACCAACGCCCGCCAGGAGCACCATACCCAGCCCTGTCCACCGCAGGGGACGCCTCCAGCGGACGGGCAGCTTCGGGCGGGGAGGGGCCAGTGCAGGGGTGCTCACATCCGTACCCTCAATCAGGGTGCGCTGTGGGACGGGAACAGTGCATCGGGGATTTGAGGCACCACTGGGAGGTGGTGGGGCATGAAGGACACCCCCATT
The sequence above is drawn from the Dehalococcoidia bacterium genome and encodes:
- a CDS encoding PIN domain nuclease, with product MSTPALAPPRPKLPVRWRRPLRWTGLGMVLLAGVGILVVGWWSGLTPLVWGAGAGIGLGILLRGIRWLIHAPPLSLFLSLLGSILGLAMGALATPALARLPGALGVYLPLAITLLLGVAGAWVALARQKALLEAFPRLERLAQASRTPPRVVLLDASALIDGRIASLVGTGVLQETLAVPRFVLDELRRTAASNDAVHRTRGRRGLEVWARLRRERRIALTVVDANRPADQRSEARFLALAQRLKATVFTADSTLARLAQGQGLSVININDLAAALHPPILPGEVLQVRLIQEGREPGQGVGFLDDGTMVVVEGGQRYINQFVDVVVMRTHQTASGRILFAQPREAQSRGADVSG